One Triticum dicoccoides isolate Atlit2015 ecotype Zavitan chromosome 4B, WEW_v2.0, whole genome shotgun sequence genomic window carries:
- the LOC119292943 gene encoding GDSL esterase/lipase At4g10955-like, whose translation TASKMDADADDRFHLSGPTHMMPGAGAVRSLATTTMMIDWDNEEHRRCIAASIVKGTYILEDDRNTCRLLVGEALAPAWWESFHFRIVKVLKDDCDRKGEHKFIFGAIYEHVPPAGARRHPSAPQYVVALRGTMLKHPDPFKDLWLDLKVMANTLHRCRRSERARTEVEALLGAGCSPVWLTGHSLGASLALDVGRRMMADKGVSLPTFLFNPPQVSPAPVINALHPTEVGKRDLYATSYVLKAGLGLVLSPHRKRMEALFQRLAPWAPQLYVHDRDVVCLGFIDYFQQRQQFQERFRGVARSAMTLSYRDMLFSLVGTDKERPHLLPSAMLVKNSSDCEAHGLEQWWKPDSELNLSAKRYSYPGA comes from the exons ACAGCTTCAAAGATGGACGCCGACGCCGACGACCGCTTTCATCTATCCGGACCGACGCATATGATGCCCGGAGCCGGCGCCGTCCGTTCTTtagcgacgacgacgatgatgattgaCTG GGACAATGAGGAGCACCGCCGGTGCATCGCCGCCAGCATCGTCAAAGGCACCTACATCCTCGAGGACGACAGGAACACGTGCAGGCTGCTGGTGGGGGAGGCGCTCGCGCCGGCGTGGTGGGAGAGCTTCCATTTCCGCATTGTCAAAGTGCTCAAGGACGACTGCGACCGTAAGGGGGAGCACAAGTTCATCTTCGGCGCCATCTACGAGCACGTGCCGCCGGCGGGCGCCCGCCGCCACCCGTCGGCTCCGCAGTACGTCGTCGCCCTGCGAGGGACCATGCTGAAGCACCCCGACCCCTTCAAGGACCTATGGCTCGACCTCAAGGTCATGGCCAACACCCTGCACCGGTGCAGGCGCTCCGAGCGCGCGCGCACGGAGGTCGAGGCGCTCCTCGGCGCCGGCTGCAGCCCCGTGTGGCTCACCGGGCACTCGCTCGGAGCGTCCCTGGCGCTGGACGTGGGGCGGAGGATGATGGCGGACAAGGGGGTGAGCCTCCCGACCTTCCTCTTCAACCCGCCGCAGGTGTCGCCCGCGCCGGTGATCAACGCGCTGCACCCGACGGAGGTGGGCAAGAGGGACCTGTACGCCACCAGCTATGTCTTGAAGGCCGGCCTCGGGCTCGTCCTCAGCCCCCACCGGAAGCGCATGGAGGCCCTGTTCCAGAGGCTGGCACCGTGGGCGCCGCAGCTGTACGTGCACGACAGGGACGTCGTCTGCCTGGGTTTCATCGACTACTTCCAGCAGCGGCAGCAGTTTCAGGAGCGCTTCCGCGGCGTGGCCAGGTCGGCGATGACGCTGTCGTACCGTGACATGCTCTTCTCCTTGGTAGGCACGGACAAGGAGCGCCCACATCTCCTGCCTTCGGCCATGCTCGTGAAGAACTCCAGTGACTGCGAGGCCCACGGGCTCGAGCAATGGTGGAAGCCAGACAGCGAGCTCAACTTGAGCGCCAAGCGTTACAGCTATCCTGGAGCATAA